From the Triticum urartu cultivar G1812 chromosome 4, Tu2.1, whole genome shotgun sequence genome, the window TTCAGTAACAACTCATTAGGGTATTGTTCGTGAAGCTGCAGTGATGTGAAAACCTGAGACTTTGTGGCAGTTGATGACATGCTGTGTCACTGTGTACAATATAATTATCGAGGACGAGTATGAAGGGGCAAACTGAACCTATGATTTTGAGAAGTCTGTAGAACAAGTCCACATCCCAAACAAGATGTACATCATATTCTGAATTTTCTGAGATGAATCTGAATTTTCAAAATCACAGATGCACATGCAACTACTCAACGATGTTGTAGAGCATATATGGACCCACAATGAAACCAATCAGTTTAATATTTGAATTGTGCAGTTTAAATACATTTTATTTGTGTATTTTCACCATGAACAAATACTATTTACTGTGATATTCATGTGCATGATGGTCACGCATGATTTGAGAGTTTTTATCTGAGGAGTGTGGCAGTCCGGCGGGACATTTAAGGGGCCATTTGACGTTGTCTGCTGTCGCGCCCGAGCACATCCGTAGACGCTTATGAGTGGGATTTACCAAGCCCGACTGTAGACGCTCTAAAAGACTCTACATTTACTTAAAAAGCTGAAGAATATGTGGGTTCTTTACCCTGCTTTAGTCCAACTCAAAAAGATCTCCCAACTCATTTTCTTAAAGCTATTGATTCTAAAACATCCATGGGCTAATGCTGATCATACATATGGGCTGGACCGTTGACTCAATGCAAAAGCCCATTCTTGTAGACCATACATTATGAGACCACAGGCCCTCCCCTGCTTTCTGTAAAGCAAATGTGGACCTTAAATGCGTCACCGAATATTCGTTTCCATGGTGATTTCTCAAGCACACATACACAGAACTTATTCCAAATTCCTAATCTGTTTTTGCTCACGACTTTGGTTGTTCAAAGGCGTACGTCAAGCCAAAACTACGCTAGGCCATTTTCAGCAACAGCTCAGTACTATGCGACAACACTGCTGTGTACTAGTAGTAGTTGGCTAGCTATTGTTGTCgctaacacacacacacacgcacacgcacaatAGTTAATGGAAGCGCTAAATGAAGGTAAGGCATGCTACATCATGCGGCTAGTTGCGTCGATGAAGGGAAACTATCCTCACTCCTCAGAGAAGCAGCTTGCTGGAGAGTGAAAGAAAGAGACTCAGACATCGGCGAAGATATGGTACGTTTTGGAGTCGCGGGCGATGAGCCTGagcgcggcgacggcggcggtgaTGGAGAGGACGGTGAAGAAGACGATGTTGAGCCAGTGCCATGACTTCTGCAGCGAGGAGAGACGCTGCCTGTTGGCGACGAGGTACATGTGGTTGGCGAGCACGAAGGTGAGCGGGAACGTGCTGAGCGCCCCCGTGAGGCTCATGAAGTCCCCCAGGAAGGGCAGCGCCGCCGCCATGAGCGTGTTGACGGCCAGGTACCCTCCCCTCACCCCGACCCTGAAGATCACGTTGTGCATCGCGAACGGGCCTCCCACCTTGCTCCCGAACCGGGTGTCCAGGTACTCGTACATGGGCGACGCGAAGATCTGCATATATGTGCATCTCTCTTTTTCAGTTCATATATATGTACTTACTTTGCAGTGAACGGACTGAAATTGCATCCTgagaaacaaaaacaaaaaaaagtaGAAGAAGACTTACGTGTAGTGCTATGACTGTCTGGAGGAAGGCAGCGAGGTTAGCAACGGCCTTGATCCACACGGGCCCAGTGACGTTGTTGAGCAGGTAGGTGGTGGTCTGGTTGCCGTAGGCCCAGTAGCCGATGACTATAATGGCGTAAAGGGGCACGGAGCCGGCGGTGAACTGGAACCACAGCGCCTTCTCAATGTTCTTCACCACGGGCGCCTGCACGGTGGCCTGGATCTCCGGCAGCATGCCGGTGTTGTAGGCGAACACCAGGCTCGCCGCCGCGCCGATGGTGGTGAACACCCTGCTCGACGGTTCTCCTTGGATGCTGTAGTCCCGAGGCGGCGAGCGGAAGCCGTCCTTGAGCGACAGCACGCAGGCTGCAAAGATGTAGGTGAGGCTGAAGATGGTGGAGAAGCCCAGCCAGATCCTCAGGGCCGACAGGTACGGGATCCCGAACGCGAAGAGCGCGCACACGAACCCGGACACCGCGATGCAGTAGGGCAGCTTCATAGCCCCGTCGGTACTGATCAGCAAATACAGTGCCTGCACGTCCATTTTTTAGATATACAGTCAGTCAGTCAGTCAGTCAGAGAAACACCAAATTCACAAGTAGGGTGAGTCGGTCGTACCTTGAGTGCTTGCCCTGCTATTATGATGAAGCCTGTGTTGATCATGAAGAGGTTGACGTACTGCATCGCCCAGGTGATCTTGTACATCTTGGGTCCGTAGATGTGGCCGGCGAGGTCCCTGTACCTGATGTGACGCTTGCCGCCCAGGAGGTGGAGGCGGCCCAGCAGCGAGTTGGCGTACATGGACACGGCGGCGGCCAGGAGGAGGCCCACGGAGCCGCCCACCCAGCCCAGCGGGACCATCAGCGAGCCCGAGTAGCCCAGCACGTAGGCGCTGTTCACCCCGGTGGTCAGCACGAACGCCACCTGGTACCATGGATCTGACAAAATTCCATCCAAAGTACACACACATATTACTACTTGACGGGTTCCAAAAGAGGTAATAGCACCTCAGGTAGATGTGATGATCTAGTCCCAAACTTGTAAAATTTGATTAAGCTATACCCTAACTTGCATCTCATGTGATGTTTTAGTCCCAGGCCAATCACAGCTCGCCAAGTGGCTGGGCCGGTCAGCGCGTGCATTTTTTCACAAAACCCCCTGCGTTTCCATGAATCAACCCGCACTCACCCCTCACCTGAATTAAATCTGTGGTCCACGGGGGCCAGGGGTGGCGGCTGGAGACGAGCACCTGGCTGCACGCCGGCCTCATCCACCTCGGCGCCAACATGATCAGCCTCATCTTCGTCGGCGTCCGCCTGGAGCAGCAGTTCGGATTCTGTAAGCATCCGACCCGACCGACGACTCCGTCTAGAACGGCGACCCGACCGACGCTGTGTTGCTTTGTTTTGTCTTGTTTTGACCGGGCTTCGCCGCCCTCGTCGCGTCGTGCAGGGAAGGTCGGCCTGGTCTACCTCTTCTCGGGGCTGGGCGGGAGCGTGCTCTCGGTGCTCTTCATCAGGAATGGCGTCTCCGTCGGCGCCTCCTGCGCGCTCTTCGGCCTCCTCGGGGCCATGCTGTCGGAGCTCATCACCAACTGGACCATCTACACGAACAGGGTACGCGCGCATCCGCCCTCGTCTCTCCTACTACTGTATTTGCTTCGGTCCATGTCGAACACCTTCTGACATTCGAATGTAAACACCGTCTGCAGCTGGCGGCCATGGCGAACCTGATAATCATCGCCGCCATCAACCTGGCGCTGGGGATACTGCCCCACGTCGACAACTTCGCGCACATCGGCGGGTTCCTCACCGGCTTCCTCCTCGGCTTCGTGCTGCTGATCCAGCCCCGGTTCGGATGGCTGGAGCAGCCCTTCGGCGGCAAGACCAAGTCCAAGTACACGGCTTGCCAGATCGTCCTCCTGGTCGTCGCCCTCCTCCTAGCCATTGCAGGGTAAGCGTCGTTGCAAGATACAAACTCTTCATTCAGATTCTACAAAATGAATGCATCCTGTGTGGTAATTAATCTGAAGCCATGCATGTTTGTACGCAGGCTTGCCGTAGGGTTGCTGATGGTGTTCCGCGGGGTGAACGGCAACGACCATTGCAGCTGGTGCCACTACTTACCTGCGTCCCGACGTCGCACTGGAAGTGTGACAACTAATAAAAAAATAAGAGGAGCCTAGCTGTGGAGACAAACGTGCTGCCCATCCAGATAATTGCTTCAGTTTGgcttttttatatatacttttgCGCTGTATAGAACTTGCACCTTTTGCATTCCTTTGTTGTCCAAGAGGCGTTGACTAGCAATTCTGCTTGAATATGTTATTAAAGCTCTGTAAATCACTCTGTTTTGTTTGTGGTTAAAGCGTTTGTTTATTCTTTGGTTTTGCATAGCCAGTCGCATTTGCAATGTTCAGAGTAAAATAGGTTATACTTGAAGAACCGAATCGTTGAATGAATTGGTGCGATCAATATGCGCTCGGCTGCTTGCAAAAACATGAGATGGTATCGTTGGCATGCGATTATATGGTTTATATTGTTAGGACTTCGGTCATCTTCTACTCAACTACGTAGAATGGTTTATATTGCAAGATCGAACATGGATGCAGTAACCGCAAGTGGGACAAACCATACACACTTTTCACAAAGGGGCAATCATCCTATAACAATACCGGCAGGGGGTTTTGTGAAAAAATGTGCGCGCTGACCGGCCCAGCCAATTGGCGAGCTATGATTGGCCTGGGACTAAAACATCACATGAGATGCAAGTTGGGGTATGGCTTGGTCAAGTTTTATAAGTTTGGGACTAGATCATCACATGCTGTGCAAGTTAGGATACCTGGGGTGCTATTACCTCATTCCAAAAGGCCGAAAATATTcagggggtgtttgtttccagggacttttttgtgtagggactaaaaaaagtccCTCTTAGAGACTTTTTTACCAAACGGGAGGGACTTTTTAGAGACTAAACTAGGCATGtgggactaaatgaagaagactctcaaggagagtctttttaGGACTTTTGGGGACTTTTCCAATAATGCCCCTCCATATACCCATTGGCCCGCCACCCCATGAtgttgtttgattgttatttttctatatactaggggcaacatggtcatttaataacctttagaaagggactagggactttttagtatCTGAAAACAAACAAGAAGGGACTTTTTAAGGACTAaggactttttagttgggactagaaaaagtcctaggactacAGAACCAAACActacatcagatcccttgtgcaTCCCCCATGCATGGTACTACTACTACCACCCAACAGCCAACAAATTCGCACGTGCAAGCAAACGGAGGAAAATTTTGTAGTATAACTTGGTGGAACCCAAACAACATGTCTGGAACCTTTTGAGTTACTACAGTTAAAAAAAGGCATAAACTGAACCCATGTGTGTTAATAATTTGACTATGGCAGCGCACTGCACTGGTGTGGTGGTACACGACAAGGACACAGCTGATGCTGGCATTACATATACTGTATGTGTATATATTGTCACTATCCCTTCCTCTAGCTACAACGGATGGTCAAAGGAtgcatggatggatggatggatggacaCTAGCTTCCCTCGAATTAAAGTCTGAAATGGCCGCAAGAACAAACAACGGAGTATAGTCAAGGAGGGAGCGCTCGTCGTACACAGATAGATGGATGGACGGATGGATAGATTGATAGATTGTTGTATATAGTTAATGAGGGACTTGTGCGGTTGGAACATAAGAATGATCGATCAAAGAAGACAAAAACAAGAAGATGaacaagaacaagaacaagaacaagaGCTTCCTGTTTTGTGTCTAAGAAAAGGAAttgggaaggagagagagggagcgTACCAACGCCAATCTGGTGTGAGGTTTCATCGGCGACAGGCAGGTCATCAAGCTTGTCCCCGTGCCCGTTCTTGGAGGGGTTGGCGTCCACCACGATCACCTTCTCCGCCGGCGGCATGGCCATCTTCTTCGACCCTCTATCGATGTATACGCTGGAAGGAAGGCAGGCGATCGATGGATGGGTTCGGTCTGGTTTGGTTTGGTTTGGGTGATATGTATAGCAGCAGCAGTACTGGTAGAGGGCCGAGAAATGGCCGGGATGAATGAACTGCAATAGAGTCACAGCTAgcaggagggagggggaggaggtcTCTTATAGGGGACGGGAGTCATCGACTAGGACTGATTTCCTGGTCAACAATTAATATATTAATGTACTACGTATTTCATGTGCGCCGCGTCGTCCAATTAATTACTCCCATCTTCAATCCTCGCTTGATTTTTTATAGGAATGATCCTGGCTGGATTTTTGTTTCCATCACGTTTTCCTCCTGCAAAACTGATCAATCATTAACTGTAAAATTAGCACTACATTTATACTAGTAGCGATATCTCGCTTCGTCCTGTAAAATTCACAACATTTATAAATTTGGTATACTGTTGTCTGTAGACACACCCCGCTTGCAtctctatttttctttttctttttcttttttgattGAGGGTAAGCATCTCTATTTTTCTGCGTGTGCGTGTCATCATTCATTCAATTAGTTACTTTGATCTGCGGTCCCGGGCCTGCTTTGTTTTCCGTCACGTTTTATGTTTTCCACGCGCACACGTATACACGCACGCACGTATGTACGCAGCCATGTGGCTGGGTGGAGAGGAGTTGCAAAATTCACGGCCCCTTTTTGTCCCATAATTAGTCACAATCACATGAAAGAAGGGAAAGAGATGCGCACTTGGAGTGCACACAGCGGCGTGTTATGCAAAAGGGGATCCCAACGGATCAACCCCCAATTGCGACGCCTTGATTCCATTCGTGGGCATGCATACCGCCACCCAACTGCACGCCAAACCAACATGGAAACAAACAAACCAAACTCCATCACCAACTTGCCATCGACTCAAGCCGGACCACCCTTCTCTTTTCTTTTCGGGAAATCAGGCTCTTCTTATCTCCAACCGAGGAGAAAATGGAAAACTGAAGCTCTCGTCTTATCTCCAAGAGCTGGGAGAAAATAGAAAGGATAAAATGTCTCCGTGTGAACATGGTTCAACTGCTCGTCAACATCATCCCATTCTATCATATATATTCCGATATGCTAATGTGTATGTCTATGTGTATTTGTTGTGTGCTACTCCTTTACACGATAGGCTTGGGCTAGCACAAATTGCCTTGTGCCTCTTGCGTAATTAGGTCGACGCATCCAGCCATACACCCCCGTCGCGTCACGCTACATAATTACGCTTTTTATCACCATCGATGACACTGTGCTTGTACGTATATGTAGTGCGCGCAGGCCTATAGCTAGAACCCGTGCGGTATGTGTCAAATCATTCAAACCTTTAGAGTCTTCAACAAGCGCACAAAAACTGCTCCGAACGCTAAAATTCATGTTTTTGGACGTCGGACAGCTATAGCAAAAACTGTGAAATAGTGCACGCGCAAAAAAAGATTAGATACGCGCTAAAAACCGCCATCAGAAGCTGCAAATTTGGGACGCTGGATTGCGCGCGCTTCACAACTTGCATTATGTGTTTCTTTCGGCGCGCGTTTTTAAGCATATGCTAAATCAATGTTGGGTTTGGCGCACTAAAAGGCTATAGTGGCGCGCTAAAACTATTTTAACGCGCATAACTTTTATGCGTCTATTGAAAATCTCTTAGACTAGTGCCATGCATATGACATTAGTCTAAATTACTACCTttataatgcaaagtaacataatactagtatcatagatggcttcatttattaacttgtagactcatcttgtctcgggaagcgctatgttacagtaacatattatgttatcacctctcattaactacttgccacataagcaaaaaaaaTCTTGAAGCGCGTTAtgttactacctaagttactcccactatgactagtcttagactacccacagtgggagtaacataggtagtaacatcacacatatctagataaagtaaatgatgtggcaagcaataaataaataaagagaggaaagtagtaatatagctagttactagtagtatgagtaacatcacacatatcaaggcaagatgTGTCTAGAGCCTAATAAATGAAGCGTTGCATGTTAACATATATATGTTACTCCTCattatagaggtagtaacatagaccagtaacatgggcatgttactagtctatgttactacccattgtggctagtcttaggGCACCACAAAACCGACACGCATCGAACCAGGGACTAGTCGGTGGACACGGAAGCGGAAGTTTGTCACCCAAACTATCCGTATACATCTGGCCTCAGCTTTTTAAAGTCCACACGCTTTAATAACCATATAGTCTAAAATAGTTTAAAGGTTCAAATGCACCAATAGTTTGAACTTCAAAAAGTTCAAATACTACACTTCAATATTGTTGTTCTCTTTAACCGCCCACAGATGCTTAAACAGATTTCCCTTCAATTGCTCGTGAGTTActtgatgctgaatttgttgatGCGTTTGAACCAACTCTTCAAATGCGACTGAATTTTGATAGGATCACCCATGTTCTCAAATGCAAGAGTTGCGGCAGCATCCCCACCCTCATCTTCCACGATCATGTTGTGCATAATCACACAATAGGTCATCACGTCCCACAAGGTCTCTGAATCCCATTGTTTAGTAGGTCCACACATAACTATAAAACGTACCTGCAGAACTCCAAATGCCCTCTCAACATCCTTTCTAATTGCTTTTTGTTTTTTAGGCAAAGTAAGACTTTTTCTGGCCAATTAGATTAGAGATGGTGCTGACAAAGGTAGCCCACGAAGGATAGATAGCATCAAACCAGATAGTAGCCCATGTTGTATTCATACCCATTGGCAATATAGTGGCAAGGAGGAACTTTTATTTCGGCCAGCCTAGCAAACAATGATGATAGTTGCTGCACATTGATGTCATTGTGTGACCCGGGCATGCCAAAGGAAGCGGGCCAAATCCAGAGATCATGTGATGCAACTGCTTCGAGAATGATGGTAGGCTTCTTAACATGACCTTGATATTGCCCTTTAAAACTTTTGGGCAGTTCTTCAAtttttccaatgcatgcagtcaaGAGATCCGAGCAAATCTAGCCACCCTCTTGCTTCCAAGATTGCCCAGATCCTCCTGGTGTCTGCCATAGTCGGTTCTCTCGGGTACCGAGGTCCAAACACCTCGACTACGACACTTGTAAACCTAACAATGGCATCTCCGCATTTGCTCCCAGACATTCGTAGGTACTTGTCCCACGAATCAATTCACCGTGCCATATGCAAGTATCCTCAATGCAGCCGTGCACATATGGTAACCAAAGAACCCAATCCTTCCCACATAGTCCTTCTTCAAAATGAAGTAGTCATCAAAGGGACGGATGCCATCGTAGAGACAATCGAAGATATTTTCGCGCATCTGAAAGGGCCGACGAAAAATTGTCAGCGAAGAAGGCATCGGGGCAAAGTAGTTGTCCATCAGCGTCAAATGGTTGTGCGCCCTGTTGTGGTTGAGCACTCGATGACCCTTGATTGATCCCTTAAAATCAAGAACATGCTCCTCTGCATGCTCCGCGTCTGCAAGGACCGCCTGCATCATCGCCGTCTCATCGATGTAGTCCTCCTCGTCGGACGACTCAACATAGTGCTCGTATATGTACTCCAAATCCGAATCCATTTCTTCAAAGAAGGGACAAAAAGATTACCACGGACATTTCACTGAACAGTTGCCGGGCACGGTGAGTACCCTAGGAGTAGATGGTACCTGCGCGGCGGTTGGAGTTGAGATGTGGAACGGCGGCGAAGGAGAAGCTGCGTGCCGCCCGGGTGTACCGTTGGAGGTGACGGACTTATCGAGCTCTATGAGGGGTATGGGGAGGGGGGTGTGGGTGGTGGAGCAGCAGTGAAGGCAAGAGAGGGAAATGGAAGGAGAGATGAGAGGATGGAGGCTTGCGGTCCGAGAGTGATTTTGGGTGGGCCGGAGGTGCGATTGCTAGATGGCTGTTGTCCGGACTTTCGCAGAGCCCCCTTCCCCCTAATTTTTATCTCGGGCTTACGAGAAAAATATGTCTCAACCGCTCAGTGGGCCGATATAGGCCCGTGTTGGATGGGTAAACACGTTCAGACCATACAGTCCAAACGATCGCGGGAGGGCGGTTTGTGAGTCTGCTTTGAAGATGTCTTTACCGTGAATTATTATTCAGAATTGTGTGCAAATACCGTGGTGCTATACAATACAACACTAACGTCCTGCCACTATGGCAGCGTGGCGCCGTCTTCCTCATCGTATACTGGGCAAGTCCGGTACTTGTGATGTCTTGGCTTCCCCAAGGAGAATGGGCATGCTGAGGATCCCCTACCCCCAAGGAGTGTGGGGCGGGCGAGCAGGCCACTTGTGAATTGTGATCGAGGATTAGATGAGCTATCCTAGGGACCAGTATACTACTATTCACTTGTCCGTCCTCTGGTGACGTGGTAGTAGCACCGGTCGAATTCAGGACCAGCTCTCGCTCTCTTCTTTTCCTCTCGGTCCCGCCCTTCTTGAAAACTACTGTAAAAGTCGTACTGTTTGCGCATGCTCTAGCTGATTATCGACATGCATCTATTCTATATAAACCAATTATCAATTGGATATAGAAATCGTTTCATGCGGCTGTACGTGAAGGAGATATTCCATTTCGTCTCCAAAAAAGTCGTAGAAAAAAGGTTGGAGTGCATCTCAAAGGACCTTTTTTATACGTACAGTGTGTGGACTTGTGTACACGCTAGTCTATCTAATCATCCACTTCAGTGGGAATCTAAAGCGCGCGCTTTCCATCCAAGAATTCAAAAAGGAGCCCCCggaaggaagaagaaagaaagaaagacgGATGGGACTAGCGTGCTAACAAAACGGGCCGACTGATCCAGCCCAACTGCAATTGATTATGCCCATTTTCATTCGTTTCTGGTGGGAGTAGTAGGCAGGCGTACCTGTACTCGCTTTTTGAAAATCATCCCGCATCCGTTGCCACGCGTCATGGGTCTAATTTGTATATTTG encodes:
- the LOC125551157 gene encoding probable proline transporter 2 isoform X2, whose product is MAMPPAEKVIVVDANPSKNGHGDKLDDLPVADETSHQIGVDPWYQVAFVLTTGVNSAYVLGYSGSLMVPLGWVGGSVGLLLAAAVSMYANSLLGRLHLLGGKRHIRYRDLAGHIYGPKMYKITWAMQYVNLFMINTGFIIIAGQALKALYLLISTDGAMKLPYCIAVSGFVCALFAFGIPYLSALRIWLGFSTIFSLTYIFAACVLSLKDGFRSPPRDYSIQGEPSSRVFTTIGAAASLVFAYNTGMLPEIQATVQAPVVKNIEKALWFQFTAGSVPLYAIIVIGYWAYGNQTTTYLLNNVTGPVWIKAVANLAAFLQTVIALHIFASPMYEYLDTRFGSKVGGPFAMHNVIFRVGVRGGYLAVNTLMAAALPFLGDFMSLTGALSTFPLTFVLANHMYLVANRQRLSSLQKSWHWLNIVFFTVLSITAAVAALRLIARDSKTYHIFADV
- the LOC125551157 gene encoding probable proline transporter 2 isoform X1, yielding MRAYPVRVDGPVGDELRQHGPEEAEERAGGADGDAIPDEEHREHAPAQPREEVDQADLPCTTRRGRRSPVKTRQNKATQRRSGRRSRRSRRSGRMLTESELLLQADADEDEADHVGAEVDEAGVQPGARLQPPPLAPVDHRFNSDPWYQVAFVLTTGVNSAYVLGYSGSLMVPLGWVGGSVGLLLAAAVSMYANSLLGRLHLLGGKRHIRYRDLAGHIYGPKMYKITWAMQYVNLFMINTGFIIIAGQALKALYLLISTDGAMKLPYCIAVSGFVCALFAFGIPYLSALRIWLGFSTIFSLTYIFAACVLSLKDGFRSPPRDYSIQGEPSSRVFTTIGAAASLVFAYNTGMLPEIQATVQAPVVKNIEKALWFQFTAGSVPLYAIIVIGYWAYGNQTTTYLLNNVTGPVWIKAVANLAAFLQTVIALHIFASPMYEYLDTRFGSKVGGPFAMHNVIFRVGVRGGYLAVNTLMAAALPFLGDFMSLTGALSTFPLTFVLANHMYLVANRQRLSSLQKSWHWLNIVFFTVLSITAAVAALRLIARDSKTYHIFADV